A window from Primulina eburnea isolate SZY01 chromosome 2, ASM2296580v1, whole genome shotgun sequence encodes these proteins:
- the LOC140823693 gene encoding MLO-like protein 8, with protein sequence MSSAYGNTRDLDQTSTWAVAGVCAVIIVISIALEKLLHKLGKWLTDRHKRALYESLEIIKAELMILGFISLILVFSQYHIAAICIPVSVANSMLPCPARQPQRRLLFNEHRILAAKTEAVCKEGHVPLISVKGLHQIHVLIFFLAVVHVAYCGIIMALGRFKTRRWKQWEQETSSHSYEFSNDTSRFRLSHETSFVRAHTSYWTRIPLSFYIGCFFRQFFRSVNRSDYLTLRHGFITVHLAPGSKFDFQKYIKRSLEDDFKSLAGISPVLWASFVMFLLLNVSGWRTLFWASLIPLVIILAVGTELQSILTKMAIEIKDRSAVVQGMPLVQVSDKHFWFGRPKLVLQLLHFALFQNAFQITYFLWIWYEDGISYCSYRGNVVFVITKLVLGVALLFFCSYITLPLYALVVQMGSHMKQSIFDEQTSKALKKWHMGAKKKHGRQGGHPSTRTLGDDGGSPTSSMGSPFNSTHTRFQRFKTIGHMPTDQYQDHDESDHDQHHRSSESGATSSLIIRVDHDDNKEDELTIHHDRAEDRSEDFSFVKAATDK encoded by the exons atgtcgAGTGCATACGGAAACACGAGAGATCTGGATCAGACTTCGACATGGGCTGTCGCTGGTGTGTGCGCGGTCATTATAGTAATCTCTATTGCGCTTGAAAAGCTTCTCCATAAACTTGGAAAG TGGTTAACAGATAGGCACAAGAGAGCCCTATATGAGTCATTGGAGATAATCAAAGCCG AGTTGATGATACTCGGCTTCATCTCCCTAATCCTTGTGTTCAGTCAGTATCATATTGCAGCCATATGCATACCAGTTAGTGTTGCCAACTCCATGTTGCCTTGTCCTGCGAGACAACCGCAGCGTAGACTGTTGTTTAATGAGCATCGAATTTTAGCAGCGAAAACAGAGGCCGTTTGCAAGGAG GGGCATGTACCACTTATATCTGTAAAAGGACTGCATCAGATTCATGTCCTTATATTCTTTTTAGCAGTCGTGCATGTCGCTTACTGTGGTATTATTATGGCCCTTGGAAGATTTAAG ACTCGTCGCTGGAAGCAATGGGAGCAGGAGACGTCATCCCATAGCTACGAGTTTTCTAATG ATACTTCAAGATTCAGGCTTTCTCATGAAACTTCTTTTGTGCGAGCGCACACCAGTTACTGGACCAGGATTCCATTATCGTTTTACATT GGATGCTTTTTTAGGCAATTTTTCAGGTCTGTCAACAGATCCGACTACTTGACCCTGCGCCATGGATTCATTACT GTTCATTTGGCCCCCGGAAGTAAATTTGACTTCCAAAAGTATATCAAAAGGTCACTGGAGGATGATTTTAAGAGCCTCGCAGGAATAAG TCCGGTGTTGTGGGCATCATTTGTTATGTTCCTGCTCCTAAATGTCAGCG GGTGGAGGACACTGTTTTGGGCATCCCTAATTCCTTTAGTT ATAATCCTAGCCGTTGGCACAGAGCTACAGAGCATTTTGACTAAAATGGCCATTGAGATCAAAGATAGAAGCGCAGTGGTTCAAGGCATGCCTCTTGTGCAAGTTTCAGATAAACATTTCTGGTTTGGTCGTCCTAAGCTGGTTCTACAGCTTCTACATTTTGCGCTGTTTCAG AATGCCTTCCAAATAACATACTTTCTGTGGATTTGG TATGAAGATGGTATTAGTTATTGCTCCTACAGAGGTAATGTGGTCTTTGtaataacaaaacttgttttgGG GGTAGCACTCCTATTCTTTTGCAGCTATATTACGCTTCCACTATACGCCCTTGTTGTCCAG ATGGGATCGCATATGAAGCAATCCATCTTCGACGAACAAACGTCCAAGGCCCTTAAGAAATGGCATATGGGTGCAAAGAAAAAGCATGGAAGACAAGGAGGACATCCATCAACACGAACTTTAGGTGATGATGGTGGAAGCCCGACATCTTCAATGGGTTCTCCGTTTAACTCGACACATACCAGGTTTCAGCGCTTCAAAACTATCGGACATATGCCGACTGATCAATATCAAGACCACGACGAATCTGATCATGATCAGCATCACCGGTCTTCTGAGTCAGGTGCGACATCGAGCTTAATCATAAGAGTTGATCACGACGATAATAAAGAAGACGAGTTGACCATACATCATGATAGAGCAGAGGATAGATCAGAGGACTTCTCATTTGTGAAGGCTGCCACAGATAAGTGA
- the LOC140823694 gene encoding uncharacterized protein isoform X2 — translation MEIDFMGLYSQNPAPGAVQNSYELDEFVDSGNGEGNVSLSLCTSSPMEEKAVFRDFPWKKLGKSPAENMTMMRNSASNYDWENAQPRERSCESFVGKQVIGHSDFLYNRDDSLPISRNKFERPLSFPASSTIFCPTDAPIFFHAQKADRKVYAIGDASFDDTRKSKGYTPTVAMARKATLARFLEKRSHRLNQQTKPHLMGRSLNWPEACDTTFTKCNKKIKTSMQNEVLM, via the exons ATGGAGATAGATTTCATGGGTCTGTATTCCCAGAATCCAGCTCCCGGGGCGGTGCAGAACAGTTACGAGCTCGATGAGTTCGTGGATTCAG GAAATGGGGAAGGTAATGTGTCCTTGTCTCTTTGTACCAGTTCTcccatggaagaaaaagcagtGTTCCGAGATTTTCCCTGG AAAAAGTTAGGGAAGTCTCCTGCAGAAAACATGACAATGATGCGGAATTCAGCTTCTAACTACGACTGGGAAAATGCTCAACCAAGAGAACGATCTTGTGAATCCTTTGTTGGGAAGCAGGTCATCGGTCACTCGGATTTTCTATATAACCGCGATGATAGTTTACCGATTTCAAG GAACAAATTTGAGCGCCCACTCTCGTTCCCAGCTTCATCAACCATATTCTGTCCCACTGATGCACCCATTTTTTTTCATGCACAAAAG GCTGATAGAAAAGTGTATGCTATTGGGGATGCATCTTTCGATGATACCCGGAAGTCCAAAG GTTATACCCCAACAGTGGCTATGGCCCGGAAAGCAACATTGGCCAGATTCCTGGAGAAGCGGTCACACCG ATTGAACCAACAAACAAAACCCCATCTAATGGGAAGGTCGTTGAATTGGCCTGAAGCCTGCGACACTACCTTCACAAAATGCAACAAGAAGATAAAAACCAGCATGCAGAATGAGGTCTTGATGTGA
- the LOC140823694 gene encoding uncharacterized protein isoform X1, protein MEIDFMGLYSQNPAPGAVQNSYELDEFVDSGIGNGEGNVSLSLCTSSPMEEKAVFRDFPWKKLGKSPAENMTMMRNSASNYDWENAQPRERSCESFVGKQVIGHSDFLYNRDDSLPISRNKFERPLSFPASSTIFCPTDAPIFFHAQKADRKVYAIGDASFDDTRKSKGYTPTVAMARKATLARFLEKRSHRLNQQTKPHLMGRSLNWPEACDTTFTKCNKKIKTSMQNEVLM, encoded by the exons ATGGAGATAGATTTCATGGGTCTGTATTCCCAGAATCCAGCTCCCGGGGCGGTGCAGAACAGTTACGAGCTCGATGAGTTCGTGGATTCAGGTA TAGGAAATGGGGAAGGTAATGTGTCCTTGTCTCTTTGTACCAGTTCTcccatggaagaaaaagcagtGTTCCGAGATTTTCCCTGG AAAAAGTTAGGGAAGTCTCCTGCAGAAAACATGACAATGATGCGGAATTCAGCTTCTAACTACGACTGGGAAAATGCTCAACCAAGAGAACGATCTTGTGAATCCTTTGTTGGGAAGCAGGTCATCGGTCACTCGGATTTTCTATATAACCGCGATGATAGTTTACCGATTTCAAG GAACAAATTTGAGCGCCCACTCTCGTTCCCAGCTTCATCAACCATATTCTGTCCCACTGATGCACCCATTTTTTTTCATGCACAAAAG GCTGATAGAAAAGTGTATGCTATTGGGGATGCATCTTTCGATGATACCCGGAAGTCCAAAG GTTATACCCCAACAGTGGCTATGGCCCGGAAAGCAACATTGGCCAGATTCCTGGAGAAGCGGTCACACCG ATTGAACCAACAAACAAAACCCCATCTAATGGGAAGGTCGTTGAATTGGCCTGAAGCCTGCGACACTACCTTCACAAAATGCAACAAGAAGATAAAAACCAGCATGCAGAATGAGGTCTTGATGTGA